The Ovis canadensis isolate MfBH-ARS-UI-01 breed Bighorn chromosome 18, ARS-UI_OviCan_v2, whole genome shotgun sequence genome has a segment encoding these proteins:
- the SERPINA12 gene encoding serpin A12, with translation MNPLLGLGLLLAGLLTVEGLLKPNFSPEKHEAVSQGQVGKGKGTAQELAKRNTDFGLKLFKKLSFSSPDNNILFSPWSISMAFSMLSLGAQDSTLAEIKDGFNFRNIPEKDLHEGFHYLIHRLNQRNQDQRLGLGNALFIDQKVKPQQKFLTEVKNMYKADTIPTNFQNSENAQKQINNYVRQKTQGKINNLVKNIDPGTVMLLINYIFFRARWQHEFDPKETKEEDFILDKNKSVKVPMMFRVGVYNVGRDDQLSCTVLEMPYQSNFTAIFVLPDEGRMKQVEEALGLETFARWKKLLVRRVADVFVPRLTVTGNYDLKKTLSHLGISKIFEEHGDLTRISPHQNLKVGEAVHKATLKMDEKGTEGAAGSGVQTLPMETPIRVKINRRFLLMIWETKMNNLLFFGKIVNPSGR, from the exons ATGAACCCCTTGCTGGGCCTGGGCCTGCTTCTGGCTGGCCTCCTCACTGTGGAAGGTCTTCTGAAGCCCAACTTCTCTCCAGAGAAGCATGAAGCTGTGAGTCAGGGCCAAGTAGGGAAGGGAAAGGGGACAGCTCAGGAGCTTGCAAAGCGAAACACAGACTTTGGACTCAAGCTGTTTAAGAAACTGTCCTTCAGCAGCCCTGACAATAACATCCTCTTCTCCCCCTGGAGCATCTCCATGGCCTTCTCCATGCTGTCTCTGGGTGCCCAGGACTCCACCCTGGCTGAGATCAAGGACGGCTTCAACTTCAGGAACATCCCTGAGAAAGACCTCCATGAAGGCTTCCATTACCTCATCCACAGGCTGAATCAGAGGAACCAGGACCAAAGGCTGGGACTCGGGAATGCCTTGTTTATTGACCAGAAGGTAAAGCCCCAGCAGAAGTTTCTGACAGAAGTCAAGAACATGTACAAGGCAGACACCATCCCCACCAACTTCCAGAACTCAGAAAATGCTCAGAAGCAGATCAATAACTATGTCCGTCAGAAAACCCAGGGGAAAATCAACAACCTAGTCAAGAACATAGACCCTGGCACTGTGATGCTTCTTATCAACTATATTTTCTTTCGAG CCAGGTGGCAACATGAGTTCGACCCAAAGGAAACGAAAGAGGAAGATTTCATTCTGGACAAAAACAAGAGCGTGAAGGTGCCCATGATGTTCCGCGTGGGCGTGTATAACGTGGGGCGTGATGACCAGCTTTCCTGCACTGTCCTGGAAATGCCTTACCAGAGCAACTTCACGGCCATCTTTGTTCTTCCTGATGAGGGCAGAATGAAGCAAGTGGAGGAAGCCCTGGGGCTGGAGACTTTTGCCAGATGGAAGAAATTACTCGTACGAAG GGTCGCAGATGTGTTTGTGCCCAGGTTGACCGTCACCGGTAACTACGACCTGAAGAAGACGCTTTCCCACCTGGGCATCAGCAAGATCTTTGAGGAACATGGTGATCTCACTAGGATCTCCCCTCATCAAAATCTGAAAGTGGGTGAG GCAGTACACAAGGCTACCCTGAAGATGGACGAGAAGGGCACAGAGGGAGCCGCAGGCTCTGGAGTGCAGACACTGCCCATGGAGACACCGATTCGGGTCAAGATAAACCGCCGCTTCCTGCTGATGATCTGGGAGACTAAAATGAATAACCtgctcttctttggaaagatTGTTAATCCTTCTGGGAGATAA